The genomic interval GGCGAGCCGATGCTGAACCAGCTTACCAGCCGCGATGTCTATTCGAAACGTGTCTGAGCGGGCGGCTTTGCCGTAAATATGTTTTGGGCCCGGCGCCATGTTGGCGCTGCGCAAAAAAGTGTGAGACTGAAAATGACGACAATATCGGCGGATGTGTTCTCGATGACGCCGTGCCGGGTGGGCGAAAGCCCCGTCTGGGACGATGCCCGCAAACGCCTGCTCTGGGTCGATATTCCCAAAGGGCGCATTCATGCCAAGGGCGAGGATGGGGGCGCGGAGACATTCTGGGACTTGCCGGAGCCGGTCGGATCGTTCGGCCTGACGGATGACGACCGGCTGGTGGTTGCCATGGCCTCCGGCGTTTATCTCTTCGCGCCCGATACGGGAAAGCTCGACTGCCTTGTCGAACCCGAACCCGGAGAATATGCGCGCCCTGCCAAAAACCGCCTCAATGACGGCAAGGTTGGGCCGGATGGCGCATTCTGGGTGGGCAGTATGCACCGGGACAAGCCGACGGCGGCGCTCTGGCGCGTCACCGCGGAGGGAAGAGCCGAACGCAAGATCCGGGACCTCAGCACCTCCAACGGACTGGCGTTCTCCGCGGACGGAAGGATGCTGTTTCACTCCGACTCCAGGCAGCGCTGGATCGACCGCTGGCGGCTGGACCCGCAAACGGGCGCAATCAGCGAACGCACCCGCATCGCCGATCTTGAGGAAGAGGATGGCAGGCCGGACGGGGCGGCAACGGATCAGGAAGGCCGCTACTGGAGCGCCGGCGTTTCCGCCGGTCGTCTCAACTGCTTCAGCCCCGAGGGCGAACTTCTCAAGTCCATCCCGGTCCCACCTGATGCTCCGACAATGCCCTGTTTCGGCGGCAGCGACATGAAGACGCTCTTCTTCACCAGCCTGCGGCGGCCCGAAAGCCAAAACCCCAATTGCGGCCTGGTCTTCAGCCTTCGCGTCGATGTGCCCGGCGTTCCCGTTCATCGGTTCAGGACCTGAGATCGACGGCCGCAATTCTTCAAACAGCCGCCTGGACAATTCAAGGACATAGCATGCCCCATAGAGAAAGCGAGGCCGCCCGAGAGGCCGGTGCCGAGCCGGTGAAGCCTGTCAGCGCGCAGACCGTGGTGATAACAGGCGGCGCCGGAAAGATCGGCCGCGCCAGCCGCAAGCATCTTGCCGGAATGCTTAAAGCAATCCGCGTCGTCGATATCGTCGAGCCGGACGACCTTGCGGAAAACGAAAGCTGGCATCGGGTCGATATCTGCGATCCGGAAGCGGTTCGGCAGGCTCTGGACGGGGCCGATAGCGTCGTCCATCTCGCCGGCTATCCCAATGAGCGGTCGATCGACGAGATATTCCGCGTCAACGTGATGGGCACCCACAACATCTACGAAGCGGCGCGGCAGACCGGCGTCAATCGCATCGTCTTCGGTTCGTCCAACCACACCGTTGGCTTTTATCCACGCTCCGCCAGGATCTCCCCGCAGGACGCCATGCGACCAGACACCTTCTACGGCCTTGGCAAATGCTGGAGCGAGCTTCAGGCCGGCCTCTATTTCGAGCGCTATGGCATCCAGACCCTCAGCATCCGGATCGGCAACGCCACTGCCGGCATTTTCGACGAGCGCTCGCGGGTGACCTGGCTTGGATATCGCGATTTCGCGGAACTCGTCCGCATCGGTCTCGAACACCCCGATATCGATTGCACGACGGTGTTCGGAGTCTCGAAGAGCGATCAGACATGGTGGGACAATTCAAATGCGCAGGCCCTGGGCTATTGCCCGCAGCAGGATGCGGAGACAGACGCTGCACCGGGGCCAAGCCGACTGGCGGTAACCGCATTTCCGGAGATCAACGACTACTTCCAGGGCGGACGTTACTGCGTGATCGACCATGACGGCCAGGTTCGCCGACGTCGCTGGCCCTGAACCACAACGCCGTCAGCGCGTGGCGGCCGGCTGGCGCTGAGCGCTCAGCTTCTCGGCGATCATCGCGTCGATGCTGTCTTCAACCAGCGACATCGGCACAGGCCCGAGCCCCATGATGCGGTCGTGAAATGCGCGGATGTCGAAATCCGACTTGAGCGCGTTTTCGGCTCTGGCACGCGCCCGCTCGATCGCCATCATGCAAAGATAATAGCCGAGCGCCTGACCCGGCCAGCTGATATAGCGGCGCAATTCCGCCTCCATGGCGCGCGGGTGCAGGCCGGTATTGTCGATCAGATAATCCAGCGCCCGCTCGTAGGACCAGCCCTTCGCATGGATGCCGACATCGACGACCATGCGCACGGCGCGCAGCGCCAGAGAACTCCACATGCCGAAAAGCTCATAGGGCGTCTCATAGACGCCCATCTCGATGCCGAGCGTCTTTTCGCAGTAGAGCGCCCAGGCATTGCCATAGGCAATGCTGTAGGTCTTGGCGCGAAAGTCCGGCCGGTCGGGATTTTCCGCCGCCAGCGCGGTCTGGAAGCAATGTCCGGGAACGGCCTCGTGAAGGGTGAGATCGGGCAGAAGATAGAGCGGCCGTGACGGCAAGTCGTAGGTGTTGAGCAGAAACAGGCCGGGCGCGCCCGTGCCGGCCGGAAAATTCGGCGCGATATCATCCGGAACCGGCTCGATCGCGTAACGGCCCCGGGGAAGGACCCCGAAAAACAGGTGCAGCTTGCCCTCGATCCGCCGCGCGATCCAGGACGCCCGCATCAGCAATTCCTCAGGCGTTCGGGCGTAGAATTCCGGCGCGGTTTCCAGATGCTTGACGAAGGCGGCAATATCGCCGGAAAAGCCCGTTTCGCGCATCGCCTCGGTCATCTTCGACTGGCACAGCTCGACTTCCGCCAGACCAGCCTCGAAGACGGCCTCCGGCGTCGTCTCGAGCGTCGTGAACTCGCGCAGCCTGCTCTCGTAATAGGCGCGCCCGCCGGGAAGATCGCATGCGGCGATCACGTCCGTCGCCGCCGGCAGATAGGTCGACCTCATGAAGGCAAGAAGCGCTTCATGGGCCGGCAGAACGGCCTCGCGAATGGTATCGAGCGCGGCCTCACGCAGCGCTTCCCGGGTCGCGGCCGGCATCTGCGGCGGCAGCGCCTTGAAGGGCTTGTAGTAATCGGTTTCGGCGGGCGACTGGCGCACGAAGGATTCCAGCGATTTCAGGCATTGCGGCACGATCCGCGCCGGCTGGGAGAAGCCGCGCGCGAGACCGTCTTTCATGACCTCCATCATTTCCTCGAAATAACGCGGCACATCGGCCATCATCGCAAGCGCCGTGCGGTATTTGTCCTCGCTGTCGAAACGCTCCTCCCGAATGACCGCCGCGACATCGCCCCAGAAGGTGGTGAAGGCGTTGAACGGACGCTCATATTCGCGGAAATGCTGCTGCGCCACGAATGTCTCGACCTGCTGTCGGAGAACGAACCGGTCTTCCCGTGCCACCTCGGAAAGCTGCGCCTCATCCAGCGCGTCCAGCTCTTCAAGAATACCCTGCCAGAAGGCCAGCTTCTCGCGCTGGACCTCGGCGCAGACGCGGGGCAATTCCGGCCGCAGCGGCACATAGGCGCCGAGTTCGCGTACGAAATGACGCCGTCGGAACTGCCATTCCCTGCGGGCGATCTCCGACAGGAGACGATCGTGAGCCGGGATGACTTTTCCCATGGAAGCTGTTCCTTCAGTTGAGATGATGACAACGGGAGCTGGCTGTCGCGCGCAACCGGTGTTCCGGCGCACGGATGATAAGCTCTGTATTACAGAAAATAACAACAATAAACACCGCGACTCTTGACACGGCGTTCGTCGCGGCAACTTATCCGGCGTTTGGCTGGATGGCAGCTCGCCGGTAGACGCTTCCATCAGCAAGCAGCCGACCCTCCAGAACGTACGCTAAATCAGCCATTTCTCAAGGGGATCGTCGATTTTCGCCGAATTCAAAAAAAATCGCCGTAGAGGCGGCCATGTGGTCAGGCGATAGAAAATCAACGCTGCCGAGGTAAAAATAAGTGAAGACTTCTGAGTAACAATTAATTACAATTTCATGGTCAATGCTTTAGATGTGCTCCCTGCGGCCGCGGTACAGATCTGTCCGCGCGAGGCGGACGAAGACGAGTCCCATCTGCGGAAACCGGAGCGGGCCGGCAGTCGCGGGCGGAGCTGGCGCAGCGACTGGAAAGAATGACAAGAAAGGGAAATCATGGGGACGTTATCAAGATCATATCTGCCTGCTCTTCGGCGCGGCAGGCTGTTGCATATCGCTCTGGCGACAACGGCGCTTTCATTCCCGGCCGGCGCCCTCCAGGCGCAGATGAGCTATTCGCAGGCGCCGGAACTGGCCGAACGCGTGGAAGCAGGCGAACTGCCGCCCGTGGAAGAACGGGTCGGAGAAGACCCTCTCGTCATCGAACCGATTGACAGCATAGGAACCTATGGCGGCGAATTGCGTTTCGGCCTTCGCGGCAGTTCCGACCAGAATCACATCCTGCGCATGGTCGGCCATCAGGGACTGGTGCGCTGGGACCCGACCTACACCGAGATCATCCCGAATCTGGCCAGCAGCTACGAGGTCAGCAATGGCGGCCGGGATTTCACCTTTGACCTGCGCCGCGGCGTGCGCTGGTCGGATGGCGAGCCCTTCACCGTCGAAGACGTCGCGTTCAATGTCGAGGATCTGATGCTGAACGAGGCGTTCGCGCCGGTCCAGACCCGCTACACGCTCAACGGAGACCCCGTGGCATTCGAGGTGGTGGACGAGGATACGGTTCGCTTCAGCTTCGATGAGCCGAACGGCGACTTTCTGGCCGTACTCGCTGCGCCAACCGGACAGCATCCCGTGCTCTATTCAAAGCATTACTGCTCGCAGTTTCACCCGGACTACAATGAAAATGTCGATCAGCTCATAGAGGAAGCCGGCGCGCCCGACTGGCAGACACTCTTCCTGCAGAACTGCGGTGACACCGAAGTCGCGACCCGCTGGGCCAACCCGGACCGTCCCACACTTGATACCTGGGTCATCAAGGAGCCCTATACGGGCGGCGCGACGCGCGTGGTTCTGGAGCGGAACCCGTATTTCTGGCAGGTCGATACCGAGGGTAACCAGCTTCCCTATATCGACAGGCTCACCGCCTCGGTCTCGCAGGATGTCGAAAGCCTGATTCTCGCGGCGATCGCCGGCAAGATCGACTTCGGGCTACGTCATCTCGACACCCCGGCGAACCGGCCGGTGCTGGCCCAGAACCGGGAACAGGGCGATTATCGGATGTTCGCCGCCATCGTCAGCGGTTTCAACCAGATGATGATCGACCTCAACCTGACCAGCAAGGATCCGGAACTGCGCGAAGTCTTCAACGAGAAGGATTTCCGGATCGCCCTTTCGCTCGGCATCAATCGTCAGCAGATCATCGATACGGTGCTGCTCGGCGAGGGCGATCCCTGGCAGCAGGGACCGTTCGAGCCGGAGAACCCCTATTACAACGAGAAACTCGCCACGCAGTACATCGAGTATGACCCGGAACGCGCCAATGCCCTGCTTGACGGGCTTGGCCTCGAGCGCGGCCCCGACGGTATCCGGCTACTGCCAAGCGGCAAGCCGCTGGCCTTCCAGATCGATGCCATCCCGACCTACCGCGCCGACTGGGTCGATATGCTCGAACTGGTTCGTCAGCAATGGGCCGAAATCGGCGTAGACATGTCCGTCAACCCGGTGGAGCGCACCTATTTCTATGAACGCACCTCCAACAGCAACGAACATGACGCTGCGGTCTGGGTCGGCGGCGCAGCCTGGATCCCCGGCAGCGATCCGCACCAGATCATTCCCGTCAATCACGATGCCCGCTGGGCAATCGGCTGGCGCGACTGGTATCTGAGCGATGGTGCGGAAGGCATGGAGCCGCCGGAAAGCGTGAAGGAGCGTTTCCGCCTTTATGACGAAGCGCGCGGCGCAACCGATCCCGAAGAGCGGCTGGCGATCGCCAGAGAGGCGGCGGATATCGCGGCCGAGGAATTCGAGGTCTTCGGCATCGCCAAGGCCATGCCGACCTACGGCATCGTCAAGAACGACCTCGGAAACGTCCCCGAAGAGATGCTGAACTGGTGGGACCTTGCCACGCCGACGCAGGCAAACCCCCAGACCTGGTACTGGAAGGACTGAAAACGCTGAAGGCGGGCTTTGAACAGCCCGCCTTCCCATGACAGGCGTGCCGTCATCTCCATGATGGCGCGGCCAGTTCCGGCCCCTCCCCAACGCATAACGACACAGGATCTCCAATGCCGAAAGAAACGCCGGGACGCGTTCGGCGGTTGCGCGCAGCGATGGCCCGCGAGGGCTTCGATGCGATTGTCGCCTTCAAGCCGCAGAACAGTTTCTACATGAGCGGGTTCAACCCGATCATCTACAGCCATCCGGTGGTGGCCATCCTCACGCCAGAGGGATCGGACGCCCTGCTCGTGCACGCCCTGCGCGACGATCATGCCCGCGAAGCCAGCTTTATCGCCGACATCCGGCTTTATGGCGCTTGGTCGACCAAGAAGACCATGGGGCCGAGCTGGCGCGCAGCGCTAAAGACCATCCTTGCCGAACGCGGCATCGAAAAGGGCCGGATCGGCCTCGATCTCGACTTCATCTCCGTTGCCCGCTTCCGCGAGATCGAGGCGGAGCTTGCAGGCGCGGAGTTTGCCGATGCATCCGATGCCATCATGCAATGCCGCTCGGTGAAGGACGAAGACGAGATCGAAAACGCCCGCGCCGCCGGCGAAATCGCCGATATCGGCATGGACGCGGCCATTCTGGCGCTCAGAAAGGGCGGAAACGAGCGCGAAATCTCACTCGCCTCCATGGCCGCGATGAGCCACTGCTGGGCGGACCGATACCCGGACAAGGAGGTCGCCGATTTCGGCAATCTCGAACACGGCATCCAGAACGGCATGTTCGCCTGGGTGCTTTCGGGAGACCGCATGTTTTTAAACTGCGACAACCCGACCACCAAGACGCCGCAAAAGGGCGAGACCGCGGCGATCCTGCTATGGAGCGTGCTCGACGGCATCCATACGGAGAACGAACGGACCGTGATGATCGGCGACGTCTCGCAGGAGAAGCGCCGGGCGCTGGAAGCCATCCTCGAAATCCGTTCGGAAGTCTTCGACATGATCCGGCCGGGCACACTCTATTCCGACCTTTTCAACGCCGCCAAGACCGGCCTCGAAACGCGCGGCTATGGCAGCTATATTCCAGGTCGTATCGGCCATTCCATGGGGCTTGGCGCGCATGAATGGCCGTCCATCGACGCGGCGACCAACATACCGCTTGCCCCCGGCATGATACTGGCCATCGAGCCGAATATCCGAATTCCCGGCGAAGTCGCCACCCAGATCTCCGACACGGTGCTGGTCACGGATGAGGGATGCGAGTTCCTGACGAAGTCCGAAGGCGGTCTTCTGCAAGCCTGACGATGCGCGTCAAGTGCGGAAACCTAGGCAATATGTGTCAACTGGATGGCTTCGGTTTGACGAGCGACGCATGACATCCCGGTCTGCCGGCTTCGGCGGATTGGGAGTGTTGTAGGTGGCGATGAAATATGAATGGGGCTGGCGAAGCCTAGCCGATGGGAAGCGGGCGCTGCTCCTCGATCGCCTCCATCGCGAAATAGGAGGTGACGGTATCGAGCTCGATATCCTTGATCAGCCGCTTGTAGACCTCATCATAACCGGACATGTCGCGGACGACGATTTTCAGCAGGTAGTCGTAATCTCCGCCGATGCGGAAAAAATCTATGACTTCCGGGATGTTGGAGACATGACGGCGGAACTTGTCCAGCCATTCGGAGGAATGATGGCGCGTTTTGACCATGGAGAAGACGACCAGGCCGAAGCCCAGCTTGGAGCGGTCGATGACCACGGTGTGGTTGCGGATGATTCCGGATTCCTCAAGCGCCTTGAGCCGGCGCCAGCAGGCATTCTGCGACAATCCCACCCTGTCGGCGACGGCGCGCTGCGACTGCGAGGAATCATGCTGAAGTTCGCGCAGGATCCGGAGATCCAGTCTGTCCCATTTTTCGCTCATATTGATATCGTATGACACAATCTTTACAAATATCAACAAAAAATGCGTAATATTTTTGCGCGTAAATTCGTTAGTTTATTGATTAGACCATTTCTGAGACGGGAGAAAAAGCATGTCTCCAATCGAGACATTCATACAGTCACTGGGAGGCGCCGACGCCCGCGCGCGCATTCAGGCCTCCCTGATCGGCGACAACGCGGCAATTGACGGCCCCTTCGGCAGAAAGACGCTGATCTATGCGGATTACGTCGCCTCCGGGCGCGCGCTCGCCCTTGTCGAGGATTTTATTCGCGATCAGGTGCTGCCCTATTATGCGAACACCCACACCCAGGCATCGTTCTGCGGCTCCTACATGACCCGGCTGCGCGAGGCGGCGCGAGGCGAGATCGCGCGCATTGTCGGCGCGGATGATGAGACTAGCGTGATCTTTTCCGGCTCTGGCTCGACCGCCGGGATCAACCGTCTGGCAAAGCTTCTGGACATTGCCGAAAGCGTTGCCGCCGGCAAGCGCGCGGTCGTCCTGATCGGGCCTTACGAGCATCATTCCAACATCCTGCCCTGGCGGGAAAGCGGCGCCGAAATCATCGAGATCGCCGAAGGCCCCGACGGCGGCCCCGATCTCGGGCAGCTTGAAGCCGCACTTTCGGCTTCGCAACCGGCGGATATCCTGGTCGGCGCCTTCTGTGCCGCCTCGAACGTGACCGGCATTCTGACCGATGTGGACACCGTTACCCGTCTGCTGCGCCGCCATGGCGCGATATCGATCTGGGATTACGGCGCGGCCGCGCCTTATGTGGCGATGGACATGAAGCCCGGCACGGATGCGGAGAAAGACGCGATCGTTTTCTCGCCGCACAAATTTCCCGGCGGACCGGGCGCATCCGGCGTCCTCATCATGAAGAACGCGATTGCCCGGCGCGCGACGCCCAGCATTCCCGGCGGCGGAACGGTTTCCTTCGTATCGCCGTGGGGGCATGTCTATTCCGGTCGGCTTTCGACGCGGGAGGAAGGCGGCACGCCCAACGTCATCGGCGATATCCGCACGGCGCTCGCCATGCTGGTCAAGGAGGCGCTCGGCCAGGATTGGCTGGACCAGCGCCATCAGGAACTGCGGAAAATGGCGCTCGATGTCTGGACGCATAACGAGCGGCTCGAACTTCTGGGCATCGCAAGCGCGCCCTCGCTGCCGATCTTTT from Martelella mediterranea DSM 17316 carries:
- a CDS encoding aminotransferase class V-fold PLP-dependent enzyme, translated to MSPIETFIQSLGGADARARIQASLIGDNAAIDGPFGRKTLIYADYVASGRALALVEDFIRDQVLPYYANTHTQASFCGSYMTRLREAARGEIARIVGADDETSVIFSGSGSTAGINRLAKLLDIAESVAAGKRAVVLIGPYEHHSNILPWRESGAEIIEIAEGPDGGPDLGQLEAALSASQPADILVGAFCAASNVTGILTDVDTVTRLLRRHGAISIWDYGAAAPYVAMDMKPGTDAEKDAIVFSPHKFPGGPGASGVLIMKNAIARRATPSIPGGGTVSFVSPWGHVYSGRLSTREEGGTPNVIGDIRTALAMLVKEALGQDWLDQRHQELRKMALDVWTHNERLELLGIASAPSLPIFSFRIRDGEGGYVHHQLFTRLLSDVYGIQARGGCACAGPYAHRLLDIDEAKSSAIMEAIALGDELEKPGWVRLNLSALLDDAKAEAIVRAVDELAGTATELARTYHGNAETAQFKYREPAAAAFP
- a CDS encoding M24 family metallopeptidase encodes the protein MPKETPGRVRRLRAAMAREGFDAIVAFKPQNSFYMSGFNPIIYSHPVVAILTPEGSDALLVHALRDDHAREASFIADIRLYGAWSTKKTMGPSWRAALKTILAERGIEKGRIGLDLDFISVARFREIEAELAGAEFADASDAIMQCRSVKDEDEIENARAAGEIADIGMDAAILALRKGGNEREISLASMAAMSHCWADRYPDKEVADFGNLEHGIQNGMFAWVLSGDRMFLNCDNPTTKTPQKGETAAILLWSVLDGIHTENERTVMIGDVSQEKRRALEAILEIRSEVFDMIRPGTLYSDLFNAAKTGLETRGYGSYIPGRIGHSMGLGAHEWPSIDAATNIPLAPGMILAIEPNIRIPGEVATQISDTVLVTDEGCEFLTKSEGGLLQA
- a CDS encoding ABC transporter substrate-binding protein, with protein sequence MHIALATTALSFPAGALQAQMSYSQAPELAERVEAGELPPVEERVGEDPLVIEPIDSIGTYGGELRFGLRGSSDQNHILRMVGHQGLVRWDPTYTEIIPNLASSYEVSNGGRDFTFDLRRGVRWSDGEPFTVEDVAFNVEDLMLNEAFAPVQTRYTLNGDPVAFEVVDEDTVRFSFDEPNGDFLAVLAAPTGQHPVLYSKHYCSQFHPDYNENVDQLIEEAGAPDWQTLFLQNCGDTEVATRWANPDRPTLDTWVIKEPYTGGATRVVLERNPYFWQVDTEGNQLPYIDRLTASVSQDVESLILAAIAGKIDFGLRHLDTPANRPVLAQNREQGDYRMFAAIVSGFNQMMIDLNLTSKDPELREVFNEKDFRIALSLGINRQQIIDTVLLGEGDPWQQGPFEPENPYYNEKLATQYIEYDPERANALLDGLGLERGPDGIRLLPSGKPLAFQIDAIPTYRADWVDMLELVRQQWAEIGVDMSVNPVERTYFYERTSNSNEHDAAVWVGGAAWIPGSDPHQIIPVNHDARWAIGWRDWYLSDGAEGMEPPESVKERFRLYDEARGATDPEERLAIAREAADIAAEEFEVFGIAKAMPTYGIVKNDLGNVPEEMLNWWDLATPTQANPQTWYWKD
- a CDS encoding Lrp/AsnC family transcriptional regulator, with the translated sequence MSEKWDRLDLRILRELQHDSSQSQRAVADRVGLSQNACWRRLKALEESGIIRNHTVVIDRSKLGFGLVVFSMVKTRHHSSEWLDKFRRHVSNIPEVIDFFRIGGDYDYLLKIVVRDMSGYDEVYKRLIKDIELDTVTSYFAMEAIEEQRPLPIG
- a CDS encoding NAD-dependent epimerase/dehydratase family protein, which gives rise to MPHRESEAAREAGAEPVKPVSAQTVVITGGAGKIGRASRKHLAGMLKAIRVVDIVEPDDLAENESWHRVDICDPEAVRQALDGADSVVHLAGYPNERSIDEIFRVNVMGTHNIYEAARQTGVNRIVFGSSNHTVGFYPRSARISPQDAMRPDTFYGLGKCWSELQAGLYFERYGIQTLSIRIGNATAGIFDERSRVTWLGYRDFAELVRIGLEHPDIDCTTVFGVSKSDQTWWDNSNAQALGYCPQQDAETDAAPGPSRLAVTAFPEINDYFQGGRYCVIDHDGQVRRRRWP
- a CDS encoding SMP-30/gluconolactonase/LRE family protein, translated to MTTISADVFSMTPCRVGESPVWDDARKRLLWVDIPKGRIHAKGEDGGAETFWDLPEPVGSFGLTDDDRLVVAMASGVYLFAPDTGKLDCLVEPEPGEYARPAKNRLNDGKVGPDGAFWVGSMHRDKPTAALWRVTAEGRAERKIRDLSTSNGLAFSADGRMLFHSDSRQRWIDRWRLDPQTGAISERTRIADLEEEDGRPDGAATDQEGRYWSAGVSAGRLNCFSPEGELLKSIPVPPDAPTMPCFGGSDMKTLFFTSLRRPESQNPNCGLVFSLRVDVPGVPVHRFRT
- a CDS encoding DUF885 domain-containing protein — protein: MGKVIPAHDRLLSEIARREWQFRRRHFVRELGAYVPLRPELPRVCAEVQREKLAFWQGILEELDALDEAQLSEVAREDRFVLRQQVETFVAQQHFREYERPFNAFTTFWGDVAAVIREERFDSEDKYRTALAMMADVPRYFEEMMEVMKDGLARGFSQPARIVPQCLKSLESFVRQSPAETDYYKPFKALPPQMPAATREALREAALDTIREAVLPAHEALLAFMRSTYLPAATDVIAACDLPGGRAYYESRLREFTTLETTPEAVFEAGLAEVELCQSKMTEAMRETGFSGDIAAFVKHLETAPEFYARTPEELLMRASWIARRIEGKLHLFFGVLPRGRYAIEPVPDDIAPNFPAGTGAPGLFLLNTYDLPSRPLYLLPDLTLHEAVPGHCFQTALAAENPDRPDFRAKTYSIAYGNAWALYCEKTLGIEMGVYETPYELFGMWSSLALRAVRMVVDVGIHAKGWSYERALDYLIDNTGLHPRAMEAELRRYISWPGQALGYYLCMMAIERARARAENALKSDFDIRAFHDRIMGLGPVPMSLVEDSIDAMIAEKLSAQRQPAATR